The Pseudoalteromonas tunicata genome segment AAGTTAGATGAAGTCGCACCTCTTTGGGATCGCAGCATTGATAGTTACCAATTTTCACCAAATAACCGCGCTGTTTATGTTACGACCCAAGATGTAGGGCAAAAGGGCATTTATGAGATCAGCACTAATTTTGGTGATGTGCGTAAAGTGTTTTCTAATGGTAGCGCTGGTGATGTACAACTAACTGATAATAAAATTATTTTTAGCCGTCATACCTTAAGTTCTCCAAAAGATATTTACCAAATTAATCTTGATGGTTCAGAGCTTACGCAACTAACAGATGTGAATAAAACGAATCTAGCGGATATCAAACTCGGTGAATTTGAGCAGTTTAGTTTTCCCGGTTGGAACAATGAAACTGTGCACGGTTATGTGGTTAAACCTTGGAACTTTGAAGCAGGTAAAAAATACCCGATTGCGTTCTTAGTACACGGCGGCCCACAGGGTTCTTTTGGTAACATGTTCCATTATCGTTGGAATGCTCAATTATGGGCAGCGCAAGGCTATGGCGTTGTTATGGTTGATTTCCATGGATCAACAGGCTATGGCCAAGCATTTACTGATTCAATCTCCCGTGATTGGGGTGGTAAACCACTTGAAGACTTACAGAAAGGTCTTGCGTATATCACGCAAAAAGAGACTTGGTTAGATGGTAAAAATGCCTGTGCACTAGGCGGCTCATATGGTGGTTATATGATGAACTGGATTGCCGGTAACTGGACAGACGGCTTTAACTGTTTAGTAAACCACGCAGGTTTATTTGATATGGATAGTTTTCATCAAACTACCGAAGAGCTTTGGTTTGCTGAGCATGAAATGGGCGGTGAGTTTTGGGCTAAAAATGCTGACTACGGTAAATTTAACCCTGCGTCATTTGTAGATAACTGGAAAACACCAATGTTAGTGATCCATGGCTTAAAAGACTATCGTGTGCCATACGCGCAAGGTTTAGGTGCCTTTACCACATTGCAACGTAAAGGTATTGATTCACGCTTAGTCGTGTATCCAGATGAAAACCATTGGATTTTAAATCAAGATAACTTAATTCATTGGTACGATGAAGTATTTAGTTGGATGAAAAAACACACTCAAAAATAATGAGTGGTATTGAATAAAAGGTGCGTTTATCGCACCTTTTTGTTATCAAATCTTAATGCTGGATAATCACTCTATCTCAGGCCGCTATTTTCAACGTTAACTGCGTTGGATTAAGTTGCAATATTGATGCGTCAATCTGTTTTTTTACCGTTAAAAATCTCTGGTTAGAGCAATTAAAATTAGAAATATGATTTTAAATCAATATCTTGATGCATCTCTTGTCCAGAGCTGATAGCTAAATTTATTTAAATGTCGAGATTGAATTTTATGAAAATTATTGAACCGTGCAATTTTATCACCACTCAGTGGGCTGGTGGTTCAACAACCCAATTATGGATCTGGCCGCCAAAAAGCAACGTTGCAGAGCGTGATTTCGAGCTTAGAATTAGTATGGCGAGGGTTGAACAAGGTGGTCCATTTAGTGACTTTTCGGGTTATCAGCGGGCGTTATTATTACTAAGCGGGGAAGGCTTAAAACTTGAGCAGCGCAAAGTAGATGATTCACACGTTTGCTTTTTGTTTTCACCAAATGATCCGTGTTGGTATTTTGCCGGCCAAGATACGGTGCGTGCAGAGCTTCTAAATGGCCCAGTTCAAGATTTCAATTTGATAGCAGCGCAAGAGCACACACTTAACATGGTGCGTTTTTCGCTTGATGCTGCGCAACTATTTTACAGTATGAATAATGTTATAACGACTAAAAAACACAGCGTTAAAACGGTTTCATGTTTATACGGTTTATATCTTCATCAGGGTGAGCTAAATGCTGGGCAGACAGTGATAAAAGCAGGGCAATTAGTATTATCCCTTACACCACTTGATAATTTAGTTGGTAGTGCTTTATCTAGCGAAGGGGTATATTTTGCATGCGGATTGCCATATCTAATTGAAATTTAATACCTTTATATTTTATTCAATCACTGGGTAAATTGTATTTAAAAGTTTACAAATAAACTTCCTTTTACGTTAACGTAAACTAAAAGTGTTGGTTTTAATCATAAATTGGTTAAAATCTTTATTATAGTTGCTCGGTCTGCATAATAAATCTGCCTTAATGTTTTTAATTGAATTGAAATATCTATATTTGGCGCAGTTTGAGTTTTATCATCTCAAAATGTGGCGCTGTTAATTACTTGGTGGTAGAGTTCTCGCCAGTTCAGCGCTCATAGATCCTGCTTTCAGGTGACTAATATTGGAGAATAAACGTGGCTGTATTTAATCGAGTTGAGTTTGATAATCACGAACAAGTTGTATTTTGCTCAGATCAAGAATCAGGCTTAAAAGCTATCATCGCAGTTCATAGCACTAAATTGGGCCCAGCTGTGGGTGGTTGTCGTTTATGGGATTATGTATCTGATGAAGATGCAGTCTATGACGTACTACGTTTATCAAAAGGTATGACTTATAAAAACGCAGTTGCTCGTTTACCATTTGGTGGTGGTAAATCAGTTATTATTGGTAATGCCAAAGAAATAAAATCAGAAGCATTATTTCGTGCGTTTGGCCGAAAACTTGAAGGCTTAGGTGGTGCGTATTATTCAGCAGAAGATGTCAATATCACCTGTGCTGACGTCGCTATCATGAATAAAGAAACTAATTATGTACTTGGACTTGAAGGCAAAAGTGGTAACCCATCACCATTTACTGCACTTGGTACATTTTTAGGTATTAAAGCTGCGTATCAGCATCAACACGGTCATCAAGATTTAGCCGGGGTTAAAGTGGCGGTGCAAGGTTTAGGTGCGGTTGCTTATAGCTTATGTAAATACTTGTATGAAGCGGGTGCTTCGTTATATGTAACCGATATTAATCAAGCGTCAATTGACCGAGTAGTCAATGACTTTAATGCCACTGCTGTGGGTATTGATGAAATTTATGATTTAGATGTCGATGTTTATTCACCTTGTGCACTAGGTGCAACAGTGAACGATAATACCATTGCACGTTTAAAAGCGACAATCATTGCTGGATGTGCAAATAATCAACTCGCAGAAAGCCGTCATGGTGAGTTACTTCGTCAAAAAGGTATTTTGTATGCACCAGATTATGTCATTAATGCGGGTGGCATAATCAATGTATATTATGAAACTGCGCCGGGTGGTTATAGTGCACAAGCGTCAACGAAACATGTTGAAGGCATTTTTGGTACTTTGAGTGAAATATTTGCTCGTTCTGTGACAGAGCAAAAATCAACCCACTTAATTGCTGATGAGTTAGCACAAGAAATTATTGCCAACGGTTTATAGTCAATTTGTTATTGAGAAAAATGCAGCCAACTGGCTGCATTTTTTTTACCTAATTCTTACACCCGCTCTAAATTCTTCTTTAAATGGATAGAAAAGTATATGGATTGCACACAATGGTATGCTTAATTGTTGAGTTAATAGGCAAAATAACAAAGTTCATATTATTTTCGAACACATAATTCTTATAAGCATCATCAATTTAGGGGAAGGTTAGTTATGAGGGATTCTCGGGTATCAAATGACAGCGTTGTCGTTTCTCGAAATAGTTTTAAACGCTCAGCGGTTGCGCTGAGTGTTGCTGCGTGTTTGTTTTCAGGTGGCCATGTTATTGCAGCAGAAAAAAATACCGCTGAACAAGATATCGAAGTGGTTGAAGTATCGGGTATTCGTGGCAGTACTAAAGCCAGTATTAATACCAAGCGTTTTGCGGCATCTCAAGTTGACGGAATTACAGCTGAAGACATCGGTAAATTACCCGATGTAACTATTGCTGATTCTTTACAGCGTATCACGGGCGTACAAATTGAACGTACCGCAGGTGAAGGTGGCCCTGTTGCCATTCGTGGTTTACCACAAGTTGATACCATGATGAATGGCGAAGTATTTTTAAGCGCAACAACCATTGATTCATCAGGCGCTGACTTTGGTGATTTACCATCACAGCTTTTTTCTGGACTTGATGTATATAAATCAAGTGAAGCCAAATCTTCAGCCGCAGGTATTTCAGGTTCAATTGATTTACATACCCGCCGTCCTTTTGATATGGATGAAGGTTTTACTTTTTCAGGTGGTGTTGAGGCGACTAAAGGCACAATCAGTAAAGATACAGACCCAAATATCAATGGCTTATTTAGCTACAATGGCAATAAATGGGGTGTGTTATTTACCGCTGTAGCGTCTGAGGCAAACCGGAAACGGCTATGTATTTTGTGATAAATACATTACGGATCAACAAGCCATTCAAACCTTATTAAATTCAGTGGTGGGTGAGGTCATTGGCGAGCCGCACATTATTCCTTTTGTAACGGGCATTCGTAAACAAAG includes the following:
- a CDS encoding alpha/beta hydrolase family protein — protein: MIKSAISLTLLAGLTANVQAAEPLTVQKLNSLNKIGNISVSPDGSQLIYSLKTPTGSDLYLKSLSNPKQADKRLTSYPGSESDVTWLNDGKSIYFLANRKASHQVWQLNLTGGEATPVTDLALSVNGYKLSPDNKKLALALEVVPGCETISCTIEKTKIFDSEKHHAMEYDQLMVRHWDTWADRFRSHIFVADITENPIKDAKDLTPDWDTDIPAKPFAGMEEVTFTPDSLNVVFSAKAPSKDHAWTTNFDLFKVSIEGGAVENLTKENLAWDSQPQFSADGRFMAYLAMKKPGFEADRFGLMVKDLKTGKLDEVAPLWDRSIDSYQFSPNNRAVYVTTQDVGQKGIYEISTNFGDVRKVFSNGSAGDVQLTDNKIIFSRHTLSSPKDIYQINLDGSELTQLTDVNKTNLADIKLGEFEQFSFPGWNNETVHGYVVKPWNFEAGKKYPIAFLVHGGPQGSFGNMFHYRWNAQLWAAQGYGVVMVDFHGSTGYGQAFTDSISRDWGGKPLEDLQKGLAYITQKETWLDGKNACALGGSYGGYMMNWIAGNWTDGFNCLVNHAGLFDMDSFHQTTEELWFAEHEMGGEFWAKNADYGKFNPASFVDNWKTPMLVIHGLKDYRVPYAQGLGAFTTLQRKGIDSRLVVYPDENHWILNQDNLIHWYDEVFSWMKKHTQK
- a CDS encoding HutD family protein, coding for MKIIEPCNFITTQWAGGSTTQLWIWPPKSNVAERDFELRISMARVEQGGPFSDFSGYQRALLLLSGEGLKLEQRKVDDSHVCFLFSPNDPCWYFAGQDTVRAELLNGPVQDFNLIAAQEHTLNMVRFSLDAAQLFYSMNNVITTKKHSVKTVSCLYGLYLHQGELNAGQTVIKAGQLVLSLTPLDNLVGSALSSEGVYFACGLPYLIEI
- a CDS encoding Leu/Phe/Val dehydrogenase; the protein is MAVFNRVEFDNHEQVVFCSDQESGLKAIIAVHSTKLGPAVGGCRLWDYVSDEDAVYDVLRLSKGMTYKNAVARLPFGGGKSVIIGNAKEIKSEALFRAFGRKLEGLGGAYYSAEDVNITCADVAIMNKETNYVLGLEGKSGNPSPFTALGTFLGIKAAYQHQHGHQDLAGVKVAVQGLGAVAYSLCKYLYEAGASLYVTDINQASIDRVVNDFNATAVGIDEIYDLDVDVYSPCALGATVNDNTIARLKATIIAGCANNQLAESRHGELLRQKGILYAPDYVINAGGIINVYYETAPGGYSAQASTKHVEGIFGTLSEIFARSVTEQKSTHLIADELAQEIIANGL
- a CDS encoding TonB-dependent receptor plug domain-containing protein: MRDSRVSNDSVVVSRNSFKRSAVALSVAACLFSGGHVIAAEKNTAEQDIEVVEVSGIRGSTKASINTKRFAASQVDGITAEDIGKLPDVTIADSLQRITGVQIERTAGEGGPVAIRGLPQVDTMMNGEVFLSATTIDSSGADFGDLPSQLFSGLDVYKSSEAKSSAAGISGSIDLHTRRPFDMDEGFTFSGGVEATKGTISKDTDPNINGLFSYNGNKWGVLFTAVASEANRKRLCIL